The uncultured Sphaerochaeta sp. genome includes a window with the following:
- a CDS encoding lactonase family protein has product METLVIGSRVSDSVEGLNCFLFDERMGIMTYHSGSMKIEQPTFQCFDAERKILYSVSETETDGHVYVIQVYPNHTCKLLYILPTGGGSPCHLSLSPDHSMLVVSNYADGVLTIFSVLDTPTLLFQKSFTGKGTHPTRQERSHIHSSRFTKDGSSFFVADLGLDRVLWYQSDMIEKGTIITPPGSGPRHLELSKDEKFLYVASELSSEVLVYALSEKPTLIQRISTLEPGYKRENTVADIHFDEKYRFLYCSNRGHDSIAIYRCENKNGTLRFIGHCKTEKEPRNFTFSPSGAHLVVANGSSNSVTSYPINRRTGLCGLCNHRIIVEQPVCLNFIG; this is encoded by the coding sequence ATGGAAACACTGGTAATAGGAAGCAGGGTCTCTGATTCTGTGGAGGGGCTGAACTGCTTTCTCTTTGATGAACGAATGGGAATAATGACCTATCACTCCGGTTCCATGAAAATAGAACAACCAACCTTCCAGTGTTTTGATGCTGAGAGAAAAATTCTCTACAGCGTCAGTGAGACAGAGACAGATGGACACGTTTACGTCATCCAAGTGTACCCGAACCATACCTGCAAACTGCTCTACATCCTTCCAACCGGAGGAGGTTCCCCTTGTCATCTTTCACTCAGCCCTGATCATTCGATGCTTGTTGTTTCCAATTATGCAGACGGAGTGCTTACCATCTTCTCTGTGTTGGATACACCTACCTTACTATTCCAAAAATCCTTCACCGGTAAGGGAACCCACCCTACCCGCCAGGAAAGATCCCATATTCACAGCAGCAGATTCACCAAGGATGGCAGTTCATTCTTTGTAGCCGACCTGGGACTGGACAGAGTTCTTTGGTATCAAAGTGATATGATTGAGAAAGGGACTATCATCACCCCACCAGGAAGTGGGCCCAGGCACCTTGAACTATCAAAGGATGAGAAGTTTCTCTATGTAGCCAGTGAACTCTCATCTGAGGTATTGGTATATGCACTGTCTGAGAAACCTACCCTGATACAGCGAATCAGCACGTTAGAACCTGGGTACAAAAGAGAAAACACCGTGGCTGACATCCATTTTGATGAAAAGTATCGCTTTCTCTACTGTTCCAATCGGGGACATGACAGCATTGCAATCTACCGTTGTGAAAACAAGAATGGAACATTGCGTTTCATAGGCCACTGCAAGACAGAAAAGGAACCCCGAAACTTCACCTTCTCGCCTTCCGGAGCTCATCTCGTGGTTGCAAACGGTAGCAGCAACTCAGTAACCAGCTACCCTATCAACCGCAGAACAGGACTGTGTGGATTATGCAATCATCGGATTATTGTTGAGCAGCCAGTCTGCCTGAACTTCATTGGATAG
- a CDS encoding Fic family protein: protein MDNNFSGPVTVFHGFLLPEEAIPVGYVALIDAYQLPAPLPRLKMAIGSKHRILKSTEWHLLTPRHRPEETLMGHLEFALKYEGIDLCILKKLFEVIDRRTIETIILDAITGSYSRRIWFLYEWLMGTFLDIPDIKKGNYVLVVNPKQQVTIEGERSKRHRVVNNLLGTSDFCPMIRKTEELEEVLMIDLKRKALQVISDFPKDVVARAAAFLLLKESKASFSIENESPSHDRIQRLGNALREAGKSPLSKEELIRLQHIVIGSRGFVKIGFRDDGGFIGEYDRETGTPIVEHISARYEDIDSLISGLIAYNNRVFHQIDPIVAAAAIAFGFVIIHPFSDGNGRIHRYLIHHILAKYGYNPPGMIFPISSAMLLRIEEYASVLKNYSQSILPFIRWEPTEDHNVRVLNSTIDYYRYFDATPYAEFLYHCVQQTIEQGLPKETQFLMNYDRFRETVQDSVEMPDSMVFLLYSFISQNEGKLSKRAREKEFLQLTTEEIEHFEAVYKRLFIADTVE, encoded by the coding sequence ATGGATAATAATTTTTCAGGACCTGTAACCGTTTTTCATGGATTCTTACTGCCTGAGGAGGCAATCCCTGTTGGGTATGTGGCTCTTATTGATGCATATCAACTTCCTGCACCCCTTCCCCGACTGAAAATGGCAATTGGATCGAAACATCGTATTCTAAAAAGTACAGAGTGGCACTTGCTGACGCCTAGACATCGACCGGAAGAAACACTCATGGGCCATCTTGAATTCGCTTTAAAATATGAAGGAATAGATCTATGCATATTGAAAAAACTGTTTGAGGTAATCGATAGACGAACGATTGAAACCATCATTCTGGATGCGATTACCGGTTCATACAGCAGACGGATTTGGTTTCTCTATGAATGGCTCATGGGTACATTCCTTGATATCCCAGATATCAAGAAAGGTAATTATGTATTGGTTGTCAATCCCAAACAGCAAGTTACCATAGAAGGAGAAAGATCCAAGAGACATCGTGTTGTGAACAATCTTCTAGGGACTTCTGATTTTTGTCCGATGATCAGGAAAACTGAAGAACTTGAAGAAGTTCTCATGATTGACCTTAAACGTAAAGCTCTTCAAGTCATTTCAGATTTCCCAAAGGATGTCGTAGCACGTGCTGCAGCATTCTTGCTACTTAAAGAATCCAAAGCAAGTTTTTCCATAGAAAATGAGTCACCTTCGCATGATAGGATCCAGCGATTGGGCAATGCGTTGAGAGAAGCAGGGAAATCACCTTTGAGTAAAGAGGAACTGATACGTCTCCAACATATTGTGATAGGCTCTAGAGGTTTTGTGAAGATAGGGTTCAGAGACGATGGTGGTTTCATTGGCGAATATGATAGAGAAACAGGAACACCCATAGTTGAACATATAAGTGCAAGATATGAAGATATAGACTCTTTAATTTCAGGTCTTATTGCATATAACAATAGAGTTTTCCATCAAATTGATCCAATTGTTGCCGCAGCTGCGATTGCTTTCGGGTTTGTGATTATCCATCCATTCTCTGATGGAAATGGAAGGATTCATCGATATCTCATTCATCATATTCTTGCAAAGTATGGGTACAATCCCCCAGGAATGATATTTCCTATTTCAAGTGCAATGCTACTTCGAATAGAGGAATATGCTTCCGTCCTGAAAAATTACTCACAAAGCATTCTCCCGTTCATACGGTGGGAACCTACAGAAGATCACAATGTACGTGTTCTGAATTCGACAATAGACTACTACCGATACTTTGATGCAACCCCCTATGCGGAGTTTCTATATCATTGTGTGCAGCAAACGATTGAACAAGGTCTCCCGAAAGAGACACAATTCCTAATGAATTATGATCGGTTCAGAGAAACGGTACAGGATTCTGTTGAAATGCCTGATTCTATGGTCTTTCTCTTATATAGTTTCATTTCACAGAATGAGGGAAAGCTATCAAAACGGGCACGTGAAAAGGAATTCCTACAGTTAACTACCGAAGAAATTGAACACTTTGAGGCTGTATATAAGAGGCTGTTTATTGCCGATACCGTAGAGTAG